One genomic segment of Sphingobacteriales bacterium includes these proteins:
- a CDS encoding DUF1573 domain-containing protein: MPKTTIEFTNGTEFDWGQINEGDVKEHTFTFKNTGNAPLQIDRAKGSCGCTVPDYPKTPIAPGATGEIHVKFNSKGKKGQQKKSVTIWANTTPENSMLYVKAAVTPAATPAGNGNTTPNTGGH, translated from the coding sequence ATGCCCAAAACTACTATTGAGTTTACCAATGGCACCGAGTTCGACTGGGGGCAAATTAACGAGGGCGATGTTAAAGAGCATACTTTTACTTTTAAAAACACCGGAAACGCCCCTTTACAAATTGACCGCGCTAAAGGCTCGTGCGGGTGTACCGTACCCGATTATCCCAAAACCCCTATTGCTCCTGGCGCAACCGGCGAAATTCACGTCAAATTTAACTCGAAAGGCAAAAAAGGGCAACAAAAAAAATCGGTTACTATTTGGGCAAATACCACCCCCGAAAACAGTATGTTATATGTAAAAGCTGCCGTTACCCCTGCCGCCACCCCAGCTGGAAATGGAAACACCACACCTAATACCGGCGGACACTAA
- a CDS encoding DUF4847 family protein, with the protein MPILLGFASGCCKDNDRETLIGSWQMTQIHYQLTGEVGHEPSNIARPIVLTFNDQNQITGQTIEHTLTANYQTDNDSQLEITNINATGTDQNLWGKKLLIALGNTSSYSRKCNELRIYYNKGLEYIKFERQE; encoded by the coding sequence GTGCCCATTTTGCTTGGTTTTGCCTCCGGATGTTGTAAAGATAACGACCGAGAAACCTTAATTGGCAGTTGGCAAATGACCCAAATCCATTACCAGCTAACGGGCGAAGTTGGCCACGAGCCATCAAATATCGCACGGCCAATAGTATTGACGTTTAACGACCAAAATCAAATAACAGGGCAAACTATTGAGCACACTTTAACGGCAAATTACCAAACCGATAACGACAGCCAATTAGAAATTACCAATATTAACGCCACCGGCACCGACCAAAATTTATGGGGCAAAAAATTGTTAATTGCCTTAGGAAACACATCATCTTATAGCCGTAAATGCAACGAACTGCGAATTTATTACAACAAAGGTTTGGAATATATTAAATTTGAGCGACAAGAATAG
- a CDS encoding LptF/LptG family permease translates to MKKIDSFILRAFVGPFIATFFIALLVLILQFLWKYIDDLVGKGLELGIVAELMFYMSATMVPLAMPIAVLLAAIMTLGNIGENYELVAIKSSGISLIRFIMPLIIVAVLVSGLSFLFANNIGPVANLKAMTMLYSVTRQRPALNIKPGVFNDGIQNYVIYVGELAKGGREMRNIIIYDHSERQGNVNSLYAERGEMHRNEADSSLVFLLYNGYQVEEPASGGNPSGPGRNPTNAFIRNNFTEYRMLFDLSNFSFNQADENMFKNSIKLMNVNQLTAHNDSIRKKMTDRVSYLEANLKTNFIFFKDSTFFKTYQAQLNHPEINPLLQNQTNFAQILTEFPPNMAVEIKQAATRNARNVKNFARLEKTQQGNYENQIIKAGVILHQKITLSLACFVLFLIGAPLGAIIRRGGLGMPMIVAIAFFLSFHILSTIGKKMAESKLISPFLGGWMPLFILFPVGLFFIYKAMNDSALFNIENYLPRLKWGAKFFTKKNSPTKK, encoded by the coding sequence ATGAAAAAAATTGATTCGTTTATACTGCGGGCATTTGTTGGGCCATTTATTGCCACCTTTTTTATAGCTTTATTGGTGCTTATTTTGCAGTTTCTATGGAAATATATTGACGATTTAGTTGGTAAAGGCTTAGAGTTAGGTATTGTGGCCGAGTTAATGTTTTATATGTCGGCAACTATGGTGCCCTTGGCAATGCCCATTGCCGTACTGTTGGCTGCCATTATGACCTTGGGCAATATTGGCGAAAATTATGAGTTGGTGGCCATTAAATCTTCGGGCATTTCGTTGATACGTTTTATTATGCCCTTAATTATTGTGGCTGTTTTAGTGAGTGGATTGTCGTTTTTATTTGCCAACAATATTGGCCCAGTTGCCAACTTAAAGGCCATGACCATGTTATACTCGGTTACGCGCCAACGCCCTGCACTGAATATTAAACCGGGCGTATTTAACGATGGCATTCAAAATTATGTTATATATGTTGGCGAGTTGGCCAAAGGTGGCCGCGAAATGCGCAATATAATTATTTATGACCACAGCGAAAGGCAGGGCAATGTAAACTCGTTATACGCCGAGCGCGGCGAAATGCACCGCAACGAAGCCGACAGCTCGCTAGTGTTTTTGTTGTACAACGGTTACCAAGTCGAAGAACCAGCATCGGGGGGCAACCCCTCAGGGCCAGGCCGCAACCCTACAAATGCTTTTATTCGCAATAATTTTACCGAATACCGGATGTTGTTTGACCTGTCGAACTTTAGTTTTAACCAAGCCGATGAAAACATGTTTAAAAATAGTATTAAACTAATGAACGTCAACCAACTGACGGCGCATAACGATTCTATCCGGAAAAAAATGACCGACCGCGTTTCGTATTTAGAGGCTAACCTAAAAACAAATTTTATTTTTTTTAAAGACAGCACTTTTTTTAAAACATATCAAGCGCAATTAAATCATCCGGAAATTAACCCTTTGCTGCAAAACCAAACAAATTTTGCCCAAATTTTAACCGAATTTCCACCAAACATGGCTGTCGAAATTAAACAGGCAGCTACCCGTAACGCCCGAAATGTTAAAAACTTTGCCCGCCTTGAAAAAACTCAACAGGGCAATTACGAAAACCAAATTATTAAGGCAGGCGTTATTTTGCACCAAAAAATTACCTTGTCGCTGGCTTGTTTTGTGCTGTTTTTAATTGGCGCGCCCTTGGGTGCCATTATTCGCAGAGGGGGGTTAGGAATGCCCATGATTGTAGCAATTGCCTTTTTCCTTAGCTTCCATATTTTATCAACCATTGGCAAAAAAATGGCCGAATCTAAGCTTATCAGCCCATTTTTAGGCGGCTGGATGCCCTTGTTTATTTTGTTTCCTGTAGGTTTGTTTTTTATTTACAAAGCTATGAACGACTCGGCGTTGTTTAATATTGAAAACTATTTGCCACGCTTAAAATGGGGTGCTAAATTTTTTACTAAAAAAAACAGTCCTACTAAAAAATAA
- a CDS encoding AI-2E family transporter: protein MSNFWRLVFILGLLSILAYFVFHLQTILLYLLIAGILALIGAPLTTRLHQISFGGKIRLPRWVGAILTLILFYLVVVGIVALVVPVIYGEIDMISNLNFQSITKQLELSLNSADSWINRFNLHDSSSAVSDAIRDGFTNLVNMGNVSGIFSSLVGLLGNLAAATFSITFITFFFLIDPQIPYRVAVAFVPAKWEFKFQHVTTTCQTLLRRYFIGVLIQITLVAIITVLGLSLVGVKYALLIGCFAGCINIIPFIGPLIGSIFGMLVGITASLDDPNFYGTLLPLAFKIFTVFLVVHIIDNVFFQPYIFSNSIKAHPLEIFLVILIAGTMAGIVGMLLAMPCYTVIRVVAIELNKEFGFIKLNTHVHKND, encoded by the coding sequence ATGAGTAATTTTTGGCGACTTGTTTTTATTTTGGGCTTGCTAAGCATATTGGCATATTTTGTATTTCATTTACAAACTATATTGTTGTATTTGCTTATTGCCGGAATTTTGGCTTTAATTGGTGCGCCTTTAACTACCCGCTTGCACCAAATTAGCTTTGGCGGCAAAATCAGGCTTCCGCGCTGGGTGGGGGCTATCTTAACTTTAATCTTGTTTTATTTAGTGGTGGTGGGTATTGTTGCATTGGTTGTTCCGGTAATTTATGGCGAAATTGATATGATAAGCAATTTGAATTTTCAAAGCATTACCAAGCAATTAGAGTTGTCGTTAAACAGTGCCGATTCTTGGATTAACCGTTTTAATTTACACGATTCGAGCTCGGCGGTAAGCGATGCCATTCGCGACGGGTTTACCAATTTGGTCAATATGGGCAATGTATCGGGTATTTTTTCGTCTTTGGTCGGTTTGCTGGGCAATTTAGCGGCTGCCACGTTTTCAATAACGTTTATTACTTTCTTTTTTTTAATTGACCCACAAATACCATACAGAGTGGCCGTAGCCTTTGTTCCGGCAAAATGGGAGTTTAAATTTCAACATGTAACCACTACCTGCCAAACTTTATTGCGCCGTTATTTTATTGGCGTTCTAATACAAATAACATTAGTAGCTATAATTACCGTTTTAGGATTAAGTTTAGTAGGCGTTAAATATGCTTTATTAATTGGCTGTTTTGCCGGATGTATTAATATAATTCCCTTTATTGGGCCGCTTATAGGCAGTATTTTTGGCATGTTGGTAGGCATAACTGCCTCGTTAGATGACCCTAATTTTTATGGCACTTTATTGCCATTGGCTTTTAAAATTTTTACGGTTTTTTTGGTGGTACATATTATTGACAACGTTTTTTTTCAGCCCTATATCTTTTCGAACAGTATTAAAGCCCACCCCTTAGAAATATTTTTGGTCATACTTATTGCCGGTACAATGGCCGGCATTGTGGGCATGTTGTTGGCCATGCCTTGTTATACGGTCATTAGGGTGGTTGCCATTGAGCTCAACAAAGAGTTTGGCTTTATAAAATTAAACACTCATGTTCACAAAAATGATTAA